Proteins from a single region of Sandaracinaceae bacterium:
- a CDS encoding efflux RND transporter permease subunit, protein MKKLLEFCLQWRLLVFAFVVIVAAVGARSAYDLPIDAVPDITNVQVQVLTNVPALGPVDVERTITFPVESSMSGLPGVEQIRSVSRFGLSAVTVVFEEGTDLLRARQLISERLTQATERLPPGASPEMGPLSSGLGEIFQFEVRAEVMCEEGAEDTEACYTPMELRSLLDWFVAYELRSVPGVVEVNAFGGALKTYEVEVLPERLRALNVSLNDLFEALERNNATAGGGYLTRSGEQLLVRGEGRIQSLDEIGDVLIETRADGVPVRVRDVGRVHLAPLIRQGAVTRDGRGEIVTGIVMMLVGANGREVVDDVKARIAQIAPSLPPGVRIDVFYDRSDLVNRTIRTVGINLAEGALFVIGVLFLLLGSIRGGLIVAAAIPFAMLVAFTAMKALGLSGNLMSLGAIDFGIVVDGSIIVVENAVVYLAAAARGRASPMTYAEASEVVLQSTLGVRKAATFGEAIIVIVYIPILTLAGIEGKMFKPMAITVLFALLGAFIASLTFVPVLVATFMRQHTEEHEPFVVRLLHRVYPATLAPLMKVPKVVMGVSLVLLVLSGVVASRLGAEFVPRLDEGAIAIQVLRLPSVSLEESVLGATRFETVLREFPEVVTVVSKTGRAEIATDPMGVELSDAIVILRPQDEWTTATTREELVERMSARLTEALPGLGFSFSQPIELRMAELISGTRSDVAITIYGDDLATLERLSLETQAVVREVTGASDVRGEQLAGLPTLDVTIDRAAASRYGISVRDALDAIEALGGRGVGEVYEGERRFRLQVRVPQSLRDDIDQVRHLPVSGEGGPLVPLGQIASIQVVDSPASVSREAVRRRTSVETNVRGRDLASFVGEAQERVRRDVDVPPGYVLRWGGQFENLSAAVGRLAVAVPMALALIFILLYMAFGQIKPALLIYLNVPFAAVGGIFLLAARGMPFSISAAIGFIALFGISVLNGVVLLTTIKVLREAGAGPLEAAQKGAESRLRAVTMTATVAALGFIPMALSSSAGAEVQRPLATVVIGGLVSATFLTLFVLPTVYAFVYRKEEAAS, encoded by the coding sequence ATGAAGAAACTCCTAGAGTTCTGTCTCCAGTGGCGCCTCCTCGTCTTTGCGTTCGTCGTCATCGTGGCCGCGGTGGGTGCCCGCAGCGCATACGATCTCCCGATCGACGCCGTGCCGGACATCACCAATGTCCAGGTGCAGGTGCTGACCAATGTGCCTGCGCTCGGGCCTGTAGACGTGGAGCGCACCATCACGTTCCCCGTGGAGTCCTCCATGAGCGGACTCCCGGGAGTCGAGCAGATTCGAAGCGTGTCGCGCTTCGGCCTCTCGGCGGTCACGGTGGTCTTCGAGGAGGGGACCGACCTGCTCCGTGCGCGACAGCTCATCTCCGAGCGCCTAACTCAAGCGACAGAGCGACTCCCTCCGGGGGCGTCTCCCGAGATGGGACCGCTCAGCTCCGGTCTCGGCGAGATCTTCCAGTTCGAGGTGCGTGCAGAGGTCATGTGCGAGGAGGGCGCGGAAGACACCGAGGCTTGCTACACACCGATGGAGTTGCGCTCGCTGCTGGACTGGTTCGTGGCCTACGAGCTGCGCTCCGTGCCAGGCGTGGTGGAGGTCAACGCCTTCGGAGGTGCGCTGAAGACCTACGAGGTGGAGGTGCTCCCCGAGCGCTTGCGCGCTCTCAACGTCTCGCTGAACGACCTCTTCGAGGCGCTCGAGCGCAACAACGCCACCGCCGGCGGTGGCTACCTCACGCGCTCCGGCGAGCAGCTGCTGGTTCGCGGCGAGGGGCGCATTCAGAGCCTCGACGAGATCGGCGATGTGCTCATCGAGACACGCGCAGACGGCGTCCCAGTGCGCGTGCGCGACGTGGGTCGCGTCCACTTGGCGCCGCTCATTCGCCAGGGCGCGGTGACCCGCGATGGTCGCGGCGAGATCGTTACTGGCATCGTCATGATGCTGGTGGGCGCGAATGGCCGCGAGGTGGTCGACGACGTGAAGGCGCGTATCGCGCAGATCGCGCCGTCGCTGCCTCCCGGTGTCCGCATCGACGTCTTCTACGACCGCTCGGACCTCGTGAACCGCACGATCCGGACGGTGGGCATCAACCTAGCCGAGGGCGCGCTCTTCGTGATCGGGGTCCTCTTTCTGCTCTTAGGGAGCATTCGCGGGGGGCTCATCGTTGCGGCCGCGATCCCTTTTGCCATGTTGGTGGCCTTCACCGCGATGAAGGCGCTGGGCCTCAGCGGCAACCTGATGAGTCTTGGGGCCATCGACTTCGGCATCGTGGTCGACGGGTCGATCATCGTCGTCGAGAACGCTGTCGTGTACCTGGCTGCGGCGGCGCGCGGGCGCGCGAGCCCCATGACGTATGCCGAAGCGTCGGAAGTGGTGCTGCAGTCCACCCTGGGCGTCCGCAAAGCCGCGACGTTCGGCGAGGCCATCATCGTCATCGTCTACATCCCCATCCTCACGCTGGCGGGCATCGAGGGAAAGATGTTCAAGCCCATGGCCATCACGGTGCTCTTCGCGCTGCTCGGCGCGTTCATCGCATCGCTCACGTTCGTCCCCGTGCTGGTGGCTACCTTCATGCGGCAGCACACGGAGGAGCACGAACCGTTCGTGGTGCGCCTGCTGCATCGCGTGTATCCGGCCACGCTGGCTCCCTTGATGAAGGTCCCAAAGGTGGTGATGGGCGTGTCGCTCGTGCTGCTGGTGCTCTCGGGGGTGGTGGCCTCCCGGCTCGGTGCCGAGTTCGTGCCGCGCCTGGACGAGGGCGCCATCGCGATTCAGGTGCTGCGGCTCCCCAGCGTGTCCCTCGAGGAGAGCGTGCTTGGGGCCACACGCTTCGAAACCGTGCTACGTGAGTTTCCCGAGGTAGTCACCGTGGTCTCGAAGACGGGACGCGCAGAGATCGCCACGGACCCGATGGGCGTCGAGCTGTCCGACGCCATCGTCATACTGCGTCCTCAGGATGAGTGGACCACCGCGACCACACGCGAGGAACTGGTGGAGCGTATGTCGGCCCGGCTCACCGAGGCGCTGCCGGGCCTGGGCTTTTCGTTCTCCCAGCCCATCGAGCTGCGCATGGCCGAGCTCATCAGCGGCACGCGCTCCGACGTGGCCATCACCATCTATGGCGACGACCTCGCGACCCTCGAGCGCCTTAGCTTGGAGACGCAGGCCGTGGTCCGCGAGGTGACCGGGGCGTCCGACGTGCGTGGCGAGCAACTGGCGGGTCTACCCACGCTGGACGTCACCATCGACCGGGCGGCGGCGTCGCGCTACGGCATCTCGGTGCGCGACGCGCTCGACGCCATCGAGGCTCTCGGTGGCCGGGGCGTGGGCGAAGTCTACGAGGGCGAGCGCCGCTTTCGGCTGCAGGTGCGCGTGCCGCAGTCCTTGCGCGACGACATCGATCAAGTGCGCCACCTTCCTGTGAGTGGCGAGGGTGGTCCCCTGGTCCCGCTCGGGCAGATCGCCAGCATCCAGGTGGTGGACTCGCCCGCCAGCGTCAGCCGCGAGGCGGTGCGGCGCCGGACCAGTGTGGAGACGAATGTGCGCGGACGTGACCTCGCGTCGTTCGTGGGTGAAGCGCAGGAGCGTGTGCGTCGCGACGTGGACGTGCCCCCTGGCTACGTCCTACGCTGGGGCGGCCAGTTCGAGAACCTCAGCGCCGCCGTCGGCCGACTGGCGGTGGCGGTGCCCATGGCCCTCGCGCTGATCTTCATCCTGCTCTACATGGCGTTCGGGCAGATCAAACCGGCGCTGCTCATCTACCTCAACGTGCCCTTCGCCGCGGTGGGAGGCATCTTCCTCCTCGCAGCACGTGGCATGCCGTTCTCCATCAGCGCCGCGATTGGCTTCATCGCGCTCTTCGGAATCTCGGTGCTGAACGGAGTAGTGCTGCTGACCACGATCAAGGTGCTGCGCGAAGCCGGAGCGGGTCCGCTCGAAGCTGCACAGAAGGGGGCCGAGTCCCGCCTTCGCGCCGTGACGATGACCGCGACGGTCGCTGCGCTGGGGTTCATCCCCATGGCCCTGTCGTCCAGCGCTGGCGCAGAAGTGCAACGGCCGCTCGCCACCGTGGTCATCGGAGGTCTCGTCAGCGCGACCTTCCTGACGCTCTTCGTGCTGCCCACGGTTTACGCTTTCGTCTACCGCAAGGAGGAGGCGGCTTCATGA
- a CDS encoding efflux RND transporter periplasmic adaptor subunit has product MNRTKSLIILSALWAVGCSGTAEDEHEHHEGEAHDEGEGHGEEGAGHDGEESGAHDETEGEESGAHEGEVHVSPEAQERAGIRVGRAERRALRGGVAIPAEVQFEPSSIAHVSPLAPGRITAVSVALGDAVRRGQVLGVVASIDVSTARASLNQARTRLTAAEATLRRQQQLASEGIGAQRELIGAEAQVGELRAEVEGLQRQLSVFGSGRAGELSLVSPIDGVVVALHGTLGETATPEQPVFIVTDPLRVFVRGNVPELEISQVSTGAAVLVRIHAFPDLVMSGTVTYVAPALDEATRSLPVRVTLVTPDARLRSGLYGSIELLGGSADERPLVVPVEAIATLDGQTVVFLVGHEPNSFEVQPVALGRRAGGLIEVRSGLEEGAELAVSGAFTLKSAVESGELSAGHAH; this is encoded by the coding sequence ATGAACCGAACCAAGTCGTTGATCATTCTCAGTGCGCTCTGGGCAGTCGGTTGCTCCGGGACAGCGGAAGACGAGCACGAACACCACGAGGGCGAGGCCCACGATGAAGGTGAGGGGCACGGCGAGGAGGGCGCGGGGCATGACGGGGAGGAGAGCGGAGCACACGACGAGACGGAGGGGGAAGAGAGCGGAGCGCACGAGGGCGAAGTGCACGTGTCACCCGAGGCGCAGGAGCGCGCCGGGATACGCGTCGGGCGGGCCGAGCGCAGGGCGTTGCGGGGAGGTGTGGCAATCCCTGCCGAGGTTCAGTTCGAGCCCAGCAGCATCGCTCACGTGAGCCCCCTCGCTCCCGGCCGGATCACGGCGGTGTCCGTTGCACTCGGGGACGCCGTCCGCCGGGGACAGGTGCTCGGTGTCGTGGCCTCCATCGACGTCTCCACAGCACGCGCAAGTCTCAACCAGGCGCGCACCCGGCTCACCGCCGCAGAGGCGACGTTGCGCCGCCAGCAGCAGCTCGCGTCCGAGGGAATTGGTGCGCAACGCGAACTCATCGGCGCCGAGGCACAAGTGGGCGAGCTGCGGGCGGAGGTGGAGGGCCTGCAGCGACAGTTATCCGTGTTCGGTTCGGGGCGAGCTGGCGAGCTGTCCCTGGTCTCCCCGATCGATGGTGTGGTGGTCGCTCTGCATGGGACCCTGGGGGAGACGGCCACGCCCGAACAGCCGGTGTTCATCGTCACCGACCCGCTCCGCGTCTTCGTCCGTGGGAACGTACCCGAACTCGAGATCAGCCAAGTTTCCACGGGCGCTGCGGTCTTGGTACGAATCCATGCCTTTCCGGACCTCGTGATGTCCGGGACCGTCACCTACGTGGCGCCTGCACTCGACGAAGCAACACGCTCCCTCCCCGTACGGGTGACCCTCGTGACGCCTGATGCGCGCCTGCGCAGCGGGCTCTACGGCAGCATCGAGCTGCTGGGCGGTAGCGCGGACGAGCGCCCGCTGGTGGTGCCCGTCGAGGCGATTGCGACACTGGACGGGCAGACGGTGGTCTTCCTAGTGGGACATGAGCCCAATAGCTTCGAGGTCCAGCCCGTCGCTCTCGGTCGGCGCGCAGGTGGTCTCATCGAGGTGCGCTCGGGCCTCGAGGAGGGGGCCGAGCTGGCTGTGAGCGGGGCGTTCACGCTGAAGAGCGCGGTCGAGAGCGGCGAGCTGTCTGCCGGTCACGCTCACTGA
- a CDS encoding TolC family protein, with product MSGQPCAVAAQPGSEPVTLPQILEFADANAPVLRAARSTRARADASAVAAAPRMPSNPEITVYVGPRFGEVGTGVDVQVSLMQEIQIGGERGLRVEASQHFRTQTEAEIDQVRWFVHADVHAAFHRALVERERARLAERVVAFQTDILRVVERQIAAGSEAPLALRLAQAEVAQAQQQLVAAQQAYAASCIRLAQLSGWPVTTPPEPVGHAESPTEPPPLAQLQARARERVPSVVAGRARVRTAVARVAVADREAWPRPTVGVQYNREGSPTRAGAFDIIMGVVSVPIPSFQTNQGARAMARAEVVVAEAELQATLDLLDGQIAEAHSATTAAALRALAYGTEILPRFEDNLTLLRRSFELGEIDILSLSTGRERFLRIQSDALSAQLDYFVMSAWLERVVGVELWNDEQHDGATP from the coding sequence GTGAGCGGCCAACCCTGTGCCGTTGCCGCACAACCGGGATCTGAGCCCGTCACGCTCCCTCAAATCCTGGAGTTTGCCGACGCCAACGCGCCAGTCTTGCGCGCTGCTCGCAGCACGCGGGCTCGCGCCGACGCGTCCGCTGTCGCGGCGGCGCCACGGATGCCGTCGAACCCGGAGATCACGGTCTACGTGGGGCCTCGCTTCGGTGAGGTGGGCACCGGAGTAGACGTGCAGGTGTCACTCATGCAGGAGATCCAGATCGGTGGCGAGCGCGGGCTCCGGGTCGAGGCATCCCAGCACTTCCGCACCCAGACGGAGGCCGAGATCGACCAGGTGCGCTGGTTCGTGCATGCAGACGTCCACGCGGCTTTTCATCGCGCGCTCGTCGAGCGTGAACGAGCGAGGCTTGCCGAGCGCGTGGTCGCGTTCCAAACCGACATCCTGCGGGTGGTGGAACGCCAGATAGCAGCTGGCTCGGAGGCGCCGCTCGCACTGCGACTCGCGCAGGCCGAGGTGGCCCAGGCGCAGCAGCAGTTGGTCGCGGCGCAGCAGGCATACGCCGCCTCGTGCATCCGCCTCGCGCAGCTGTCGGGCTGGCCAGTCACCACCCCGCCCGAACCCGTTGGACATGCGGAGTCCCCCACCGAACCTCCGCCCCTCGCGCAGCTACAGGCGCGAGCGCGCGAGCGCGTGCCGAGCGTGGTTGCAGGTCGTGCCCGGGTCCGCACCGCCGTCGCGCGCGTCGCCGTTGCCGACCGGGAGGCTTGGCCTCGCCCTACAGTCGGCGTCCAGTACAACCGTGAGGGGAGCCCCACGCGTGCCGGGGCATTCGACATCATCATGGGTGTGGTTTCGGTGCCGATTCCCAGCTTCCAGACCAACCAGGGTGCTCGCGCGATGGCGCGCGCAGAGGTAGTGGTCGCCGAAGCTGAGCTGCAGGCCACGCTCGACCTTCTGGACGGTCAAATCGCCGAGGCGCACAGCGCGACCACGGCCGCCGCACTTCGCGCGCTCGCGTACGGGACCGAGATCCTGCCGCGTTTCGAAGACAATCTGACCCTTCTCCGGCGCTCGTTCGAGCTGGGTGAGATCGACATTCTGTCGCTGTCGACCGGGCGCGAGCGTTTCCTCCGCATCCAGAGCGACGCTCTCTCGGCCCAGCTCGACTACTTCGTCATGTCGGCGTGGCTCGAGCGGGTCGTTGGTGTGGAGCTCTGGAACGACGAACAACACGATGGGGCCACGCCATGA
- a CDS encoding BlaI/MecI/CopY family transcriptional regulator — protein MSFRIRPGKRGIELRLHDLEAVIMEVVWSKRLTSFAVSEVLAELEKRREIAYTTVMTTVARLHDKGVLDRVRDGRRYLYSPKLTREQFLESTAWTVLDEAVGGQTAMAMLVDKVSEASAGELDALEQLIRQRREELGS, from the coding sequence ATGTCGTTCCGTATCCGCCCCGGCAAACGCGGCATCGAGCTGCGTCTCCACGACCTCGAAGCGGTCATCATGGAGGTCGTCTGGAGCAAGCGGCTGACGTCTTTCGCCGTGAGCGAAGTGCTTGCCGAGCTCGAGAAGCGGCGCGAGATTGCCTACACCACGGTCATGACCACCGTCGCCCGGTTGCACGACAAGGGCGTGCTCGATCGCGTGCGCGACGGTCGACGGTACCTCTACTCGCCGAAGCTCACACGCGAGCAGTTCTTGGAATCGACCGCTTGGACAGTCCTCGATGAAGCCGTCGGTGGCCAGACAGCGATGGCGATGCTGGTAGACAAGGTGTCCGAGGCTTCGGCAGGAGAGCTCGACGCTCTAGAGCAACTTATCCGGCAGCGTCGTGAGGAGCTCGGTTCGTGA
- a CDS encoding heavy metal translocating P-type ATPase yields MTKHEAHAGHGEHGHDSGPLGERSELIFSLACTALTGTGWALGRFDVQANTSTALFVIAYVLGAWFSLKEVTVALRERKLEIDSLMLLAAAGAAILGEWFEGALLLSLFTLGHALEGYAMRRARSAIEALSELVPETALLILEGDETKEVPVAKLVPGDRVLVKPNTRLPADGVVSAGTSSVNQAPITGESVPADKQPVPDLAAALAAGDAVEAQHRVFAGTINGAGVLTVVVTKVAGDSTLARVVKMVAEAETQQSPTQQFTERFERIFVPAILCVVVVLLFAWVVIDEPFTASFYRAMAVLVAASPCALAIATPSAVLSGVARAARGGVLVKGGAHLESLGLIRAIAFDKTGTLTEGKPKLTDVVVVDAATEDELLSIASAIEAQSDHPLASAIVRGARERQPNLSVHDATNVEAVIGYGVRGTVGGQPVTIGKPGLFALDGELTPKVAEAVNELERGGRTVMVVRAGARYLGVLGVMDTPRESAREVVAALHALGIEQTIMLTGDNQRVADAVAKHVGITVARGDMLPEQKVAAIAELAQSRSRVAMVGDGVNDAPAMANATVGIAMGAGGSHVALETADVALMADDLRALPFAVGLSRAARRVILQNLWASLGMVVFLVPATIFGFANIGMAVALHEGSTLVVVANALRLLAYKHRG; encoded by the coding sequence ATGACGAAGCACGAGGCACACGCTGGCCACGGCGAGCACGGGCATGACAGTGGCCCGCTGGGGGAGCGCTCGGAGCTCATCTTCAGCCTCGCCTGCACTGCGCTCACGGGTACGGGCTGGGCGCTGGGGCGCTTCGATGTCCAGGCGAACACCTCGACTGCGCTCTTCGTCATCGCATACGTGTTGGGAGCCTGGTTTTCGCTCAAGGAGGTTACGGTCGCTCTGCGCGAGCGCAAGTTGGAGATCGACTCCCTGATGCTGCTCGCCGCAGCGGGGGCCGCCATTCTGGGAGAGTGGTTCGAGGGAGCACTTCTCCTCTCGCTGTTCACTCTTGGTCACGCCCTCGAAGGGTATGCGATGCGGCGTGCTCGCAGCGCCATCGAGGCCCTCAGCGAGCTCGTGCCTGAGACCGCGCTGCTCATCCTCGAGGGCGACGAGACCAAAGAGGTGCCAGTCGCAAAGCTGGTGCCGGGCGACCGGGTCTTGGTGAAGCCCAACACACGCCTGCCTGCCGATGGCGTGGTCAGTGCGGGGACCAGCAGCGTGAATCAGGCACCGATCACCGGAGAGAGCGTCCCTGCGGACAAGCAACCCGTGCCTGACCTCGCGGCGGCGCTGGCGGCCGGCGATGCGGTCGAGGCACAGCACCGCGTCTTCGCGGGCACGATCAACGGTGCCGGAGTGTTGACTGTCGTGGTGACGAAGGTCGCCGGTGACAGCACGCTGGCGCGCGTCGTGAAGATGGTGGCTGAGGCCGAGACACAGCAGTCCCCCACCCAGCAGTTCACCGAGCGGTTCGAGCGCATCTTCGTCCCAGCCATACTCTGCGTGGTGGTGGTGTTGCTCTTCGCTTGGGTGGTGATCGACGAACCGTTCACCGCCAGCTTCTACCGCGCCATGGCAGTGCTCGTAGCGGCCAGCCCCTGCGCCCTGGCCATCGCGACCCCCAGCGCGGTGCTGTCCGGGGTGGCGCGCGCAGCCCGCGGTGGCGTTCTGGTGAAGGGTGGAGCGCACCTCGAGTCGCTCGGGCTGATCCGGGCCATCGCGTTCGACAAGACCGGCACCCTCACCGAGGGCAAGCCGAAGCTCACGGATGTGGTCGTGGTTGATGCAGCGACCGAGGACGAGCTGCTCTCCATCGCCAGCGCAATCGAGGCCCAATCCGACCATCCTCTCGCCAGCGCGATCGTACGCGGAGCGCGAGAGCGGCAGCCGAACCTGAGCGTCCACGATGCTACGAACGTCGAGGCTGTGATCGGCTACGGCGTGCGAGGCACGGTCGGCGGGCAGCCGGTGACCATCGGCAAGCCGGGCCTCTTCGCGCTCGACGGTGAACTCACCCCCAAGGTGGCCGAGGCGGTCAACGAGCTCGAAAGGGGAGGGCGCACGGTGATGGTCGTCAGGGCCGGGGCCCGTTACCTGGGTGTCCTCGGTGTGATGGACACTCCCCGCGAGAGCGCTCGGGAGGTGGTCGCCGCGCTCCACGCGCTGGGGATCGAGCAGACCATCATGCTCACCGGTGACAATCAGCGGGTGGCGGATGCCGTCGCGAAACACGTGGGCATCACGGTTGCGCGCGGAGACATGCTGCCCGAGCAGAAGGTCGCAGCTATCGCCGAGCTGGCTCAGTCGCGGAGCCGGGTGGCCATGGTCGGTGATGGTGTGAACGACGCACCAGCGATGGCGAACGCCACGGTGGGCATCGCGATGGGCGCGGGTGGCTCCCACGTGGCTCTCGAGACGGCGGACGTAGCCTTGATGGCCGATGACCTCCGCGCGCTACCGTTCGCGGTGGGTCTCAGTCGCGCAGCCCGCCGAGTCATTCTCCAGAATCTGTGGGCGAGCCTGGGGATGGTGGTCTTCCTGGTTCCGGCGACCATCTTTGGCTTCGCCAACATTGGCATGGCGGTCGCGCTGCACGAAGGGTCGACTCTAGTGGTCGTGGCAAACGCGCTGAGGCTGCTCGCATACAAGCACCGAGGGTGA
- a CDS encoding helix-turn-helix transcriptional regulator, which translates to MTDTLFPADLAVERAVDLLAVMAHPVRLAVLSWLHRRGPASVGELVEAFSVEQSAMSHHLRQLREARLVLTERKGKRVMYQLQDDHVGCIVEDAIRHAAEGPTHSAEEER; encoded by the coding sequence ATGACGGACACCTTGTTTCCGGCTGATCTGGCGGTCGAACGCGCCGTTGACCTGCTCGCGGTGATGGCCCATCCCGTGCGTCTCGCCGTGCTTTCGTGGCTCCACCGACGCGGTCCCGCTTCGGTCGGCGAGCTCGTAGAGGCCTTCTCCGTCGAGCAGAGCGCGATGTCCCACCACCTGCGGCAGCTTCGGGAAGCGCGCCTCGTCCTGACCGAGCGGAAAGGCAAGCGCGTGATGTACCAGCTCCAGGACGACCACGTGGGCTGCATCGTCGAGGACGCCATACGCCACGCGGCCGAGGGGCCGACCCACTCTGCCGAGGAGGAACGATGA
- a CDS encoding heavy metal translocating P-type ATPase, translating into MSQENEACGCGTACEPEAAGSTVSSKVAPPTRPAAQPTLTTSPADIAIDFKIHGMDCAEEVGVLRRALNPLVPEESLEFDPLNGRMRVRADVPAADIIRAVSATGMRAEPWVEPKSTVPEAAHPWGLRDTLAAASGIGTALGFGLHVALAGVSAAIGSEGAGLAEAVPWSARAAYAVAIGAGLWIVLPKAWYAARTLRPDMNLLMAIAVAGALSLGEWFEAATVSFLFALSLALEAWSVGRARRSVAALLRLAPERARIVQEGVEVEVEPAAVSPGTVVYVRPGERFPLDGRVHAGRSEVNQAPITGESVPVSKQAGDEVFAGTINGGGALEIVSTKAASDTTLARIVRMVADSQAKRSESEQWVDRFARVYTPVVLALAIAVALVPPLLLGGAWDVWIYRALVLLVIGCPCALVIATPVSIVAALAAAASHGVLLKGGRLVEIPASLKVLAVDKTGTLTEGRPRVVEVVPLNGHDERSLLARAAAVEARSEHPIAMAVLDHARSLGITPVAASDVRSVAGRGAEGTIEGRTFWLGSHRWLEERGQETPEVHARLVAMSSAGCTVVVVGNDDHVCGLLGVADAVRPDAAAAVAALKREIGHIVVLTGDNRATAEAVAGAVGIEDVRAELLPADKVREVEALERQYGAIAMVGDGVNDAPALARASFGIAMGVAGTDVAIETADVALMGDDLRKIAWLVRHSRRTLRVIRANAAFALGIKALFVVLTFAGVASLWGAIAADMGASLLVVFNALRLLRSPEAGIGRHEGGTLVSRDVQGAR; encoded by the coding sequence ATGAGCCAGGAAAACGAAGCCTGCGGCTGCGGGACCGCGTGCGAGCCAGAGGCGGCCGGTTCTACCGTGAGCTCGAAGGTGGCACCGCCCACGCGGCCGGCGGCGCAGCCGACCCTCACGACGTCGCCCGCCGACATCGCCATCGACTTCAAGATCCACGGGATGGACTGCGCCGAGGAGGTCGGGGTGCTCCGGCGCGCCTTGAACCCGCTGGTGCCGGAGGAGTCGTTGGAGTTCGATCCACTAAACGGTCGGATGCGCGTCCGCGCGGACGTGCCCGCTGCTGACATCATCCGTGCTGTCTCCGCGACGGGGATGCGCGCGGAGCCGTGGGTCGAGCCGAAGAGCACGGTCCCCGAGGCAGCCCACCCCTGGGGCCTGCGCGACACGCTCGCGGCCGCCAGCGGGATCGGGACGGCGCTCGGGTTCGGGCTGCATGTAGCCCTCGCCGGCGTGTCCGCTGCGATCGGCTCCGAGGGTGCTGGGCTCGCCGAGGCCGTCCCGTGGTCGGCCCGCGCCGCGTACGCCGTCGCCATCGGCGCGGGGCTCTGGATCGTGCTCCCCAAGGCCTGGTACGCGGCGCGAACGCTCCGCCCCGATATGAACCTCCTCATGGCGATCGCCGTGGCGGGGGCCCTGTCCCTCGGCGAGTGGTTCGAGGCGGCGACCGTCTCCTTCCTCTTCGCGTTGTCGCTCGCGCTCGAGGCCTGGAGCGTAGGCCGCGCGCGCAGGTCCGTGGCCGCGCTCCTTCGGCTGGCCCCGGAGCGGGCGCGGATCGTCCAGGAGGGCGTCGAAGTCGAGGTCGAGCCCGCTGCGGTGTCCCCGGGCACCGTCGTCTACGTGCGGCCGGGAGAGCGGTTTCCCCTCGACGGACGCGTCCATGCCGGCCGGAGCGAGGTGAACCAGGCGCCCATCACCGGAGAGAGCGTGCCCGTCTCGAAACAAGCGGGCGACGAGGTCTTCGCGGGCACCATCAACGGCGGCGGCGCGCTGGAGATCGTCTCCACGAAGGCTGCTTCGGACACGACGCTCGCGCGCATCGTACGGATGGTCGCGGACAGCCAGGCGAAGCGCTCCGAGTCGGAGCAGTGGGTGGATCGCTTCGCCCGCGTCTACACACCCGTGGTGCTCGCGCTGGCGATCGCCGTCGCGTTGGTCCCGCCGCTACTCCTCGGAGGGGCCTGGGACGTCTGGATCTACCGAGCGCTCGTCCTCCTCGTCATCGGCTGTCCGTGCGCGCTCGTCATCGCCACACCCGTCAGCATCGTTGCGGCGCTCGCTGCGGCGGCCAGCCACGGCGTCCTGCTCAAGGGAGGCCGGCTCGTGGAGATTCCGGCCTCGCTGAAGGTGCTCGCGGTCGACAAGACCGGGACCCTCACCGAGGGGCGCCCGCGCGTGGTCGAGGTGGTCCCCCTCAACGGCCACGACGAGCGCAGCCTCCTCGCCCGCGCGGCTGCGGTCGAGGCGCGCTCCGAGCACCCGATCGCGATGGCGGTCCTCGACCACGCGCGGAGCCTCGGCATCACACCCGTGGCCGCGAGCGACGTGCGCTCTGTAGCCGGCAGGGGTGCCGAGGGAACGATCGAGGGGCGCACGTTCTGGCTCGGCTCCCACAGGTGGCTGGAGGAGCGCGGCCAAGAAACCCCGGAGGTCCATGCACGTCTCGTTGCCATGTCCTCTGCGGGTTGCACGGTCGTCGTGGTGGGGAACGACGACCATGTGTGCGGCCTGCTCGGCGTGGCCGACGCCGTACGCCCGGATGCGGCGGCGGCAGTCGCCGCGCTCAAGCGCGAGATCGGGCACATCGTCGTGCTCACGGGCGACAACCGTGCGACTGCGGAAGCGGTGGCTGGTGCGGTCGGCATCGAGGACGTGCGCGCCGAGCTCCTCCCTGCCGACAAGGTCCGCGAGGTCGAGGCCCTGGAGCGCCAGTACGGCGCCATCGCGATGGTCGGCGACGGCGTGAACGACGCCCCTGCGTTGGCGCGCGCCTCCTTCGGTATCGCGATGGGCGTGGCAGGCACCGACGTCGCTATCGAGACCGCCGACGTGGCCCTCATGGGGGACGACCTCCGCAAGATCGCGTGGCTCGTCCGGCACTCCCGTCGCACGCTCCGGGTCATCCGCGCCAACGCCGCGTTCGCCCTCGGGATCAAGGCGCTGTTCGTCGTGCTCACGTTCGCCGGGGTAGCGTCGCTCTGGGGAGCGATCGCCGCGGACATGGGGGCCTCGCTCCTCGTGGTATTCAACGCCCTCCGGCTGTTGCGGTCACCCGAGGCCGGGATTGGCCGCCACGAAGGTGGTACGCTGGTCTCTCGTGACGTCCAGGGGGCCCGATGA